Proteins encoded within one genomic window of Nordella sp. HKS 07:
- a CDS encoding AAA family ATPase, with protein MAARPSKPGPAAQARSGKADLASAGERRQVTALCYDLVQSTDLMRRLDLEDYQDLMTAFHAAAAEAVTRNRGVIADTYGDGGMAIFASPTDPKDTASLAVEAGLAFIEACQKRSAGRGAIPLEVRIGVATSMAIIAQAPAGQGSLTPERVTGVAPALAARLQTVARPNAVVVSQLTRQLAGRSFSFRFLGKQTLKGFEPESAWQALRHKIQLDRFFAFGKLRARIVGRDREFAQSLACWEKALAGHGNVLLLEGEAGIGKSRLLHEIRKAARPTRRRLLLFQCAPGGVNETLHPLLQALTQNAGQAGRRITAARVEALFRRQGITDREVTALFSFLLGAEDAGDLGLKGASPEAIREKVIEAAEYCLAKLAADGPLLIAIEDAHWIDPTSSMILAALARRVANHPVLLIVTSRKFDPQLRPGNGETSLIALTALDREATRQALEQSWPEAAQLLPKALLEPIHDLTNGNPLFVEELSQWMSENQGTVTETLTRSTTMARGAALESILAARLANLGPAADIARYAAVAGRDVDFSLLCGVLPDLDTGIILDSLKALGDAGILLRNRIPGYPSYSFRHALIQDTIYNSLLRKTRQAVHGRIFHLVTDNRDLAPWIGSSALADHAERAGFIDEAIGAYVEAGKENSAHSALAEAKQLLDHALALVDAAEPEDQDRLKLAVIAALCPVLTGIEGKKSPRAAELYEQGVALARRQRPEDQPKLFPVYWGWWFTAPDFTAWLGRTRAIFADLKDVDDAEVQLQTRHCVWAIDFNVGHHETCIEAVDAGMAIYDEGRGAENFTLFGGHDAKVCGLGQRGLSLWMTGQGSEAVDSVEQSVAWAEKISHLGSLAHAYDIAAMLHRYRRDFEALAVIMARMRELAERHGLPALLAKTMIFDGWSLGVTADPRAGRVMMEEGLALQAKVDTPEDLPVYNEMLAEVLGLAGDAEEGLRHVAAAVAAVEESGHTYWLAQLHHRRLRLLAQIGAAPELLMDAAESALRIALEQKAVTLLISTYRTVVALGFSQELLERYRPHVHEAEKMVEPDSILFAHPEPPPDASR; from the coding sequence ATGGCGGCTAGACCATCTAAACCAGGACCGGCCGCGCAAGCGCGGTCGGGCAAGGCGGATTTGGCCTCCGCCGGCGAACGCCGGCAGGTCACCGCTTTGTGCTACGACCTCGTCCAGTCCACCGACCTCATGCGCCGCCTCGATCTCGAGGACTATCAGGACCTGATGACCGCCTTCCACGCCGCCGCGGCCGAGGCGGTCACCCGCAACCGCGGCGTCATCGCCGATACCTATGGCGATGGCGGCATGGCGATCTTCGCCTCGCCCACCGACCCCAAGGACACCGCTTCCCTCGCTGTCGAAGCCGGCCTCGCTTTCATCGAAGCCTGCCAGAAGCGCTCGGCCGGGCGCGGCGCCATCCCCCTCGAAGTGCGCATTGGCGTCGCCACCTCGATGGCCATCATCGCCCAGGCCCCGGCCGGCCAGGGCAGCCTCACGCCGGAAAGAGTCACCGGCGTCGCCCCGGCACTGGCCGCCAGGCTGCAGACGGTAGCGCGGCCCAACGCTGTCGTCGTCTCGCAGCTCACCCGCCAGCTGGCGGGGCGCTCCTTCTCCTTCCGCTTCCTCGGCAAGCAGACGCTGAAAGGCTTCGAGCCGGAAAGCGCCTGGCAGGCGCTGCGCCATAAAATCCAGCTCGACCGCTTCTTCGCCTTCGGCAAGCTCAGGGCCCGCATCGTCGGGCGCGACCGCGAATTCGCGCAGTCGCTCGCCTGCTGGGAAAAAGCGCTGGCCGGCCACGGCAATGTCCTCCTCCTCGAAGGCGAGGCCGGCATCGGCAAGTCCCGCCTCCTGCATGAGATCCGCAAGGCCGCCCGCCCGACAAGGCGCCGCCTGCTCCTCTTCCAATGCGCGCCGGGCGGCGTGAATGAGACCTTGCATCCGCTGCTCCAGGCCTTGACCCAGAATGCCGGCCAGGCCGGGCGCCGCATCACGGCCGCCCGCGTCGAGGCGCTGTTTCGTCGCCAGGGCATCACCGACCGTGAGGTGACGGCCCTGTTCTCCTTTCTCTTAGGTGCTGAGGATGCCGGCGATCTGGGCCTCAAGGGCGCCTCGCCGGAAGCCATCCGCGAGAAGGTGATCGAGGCCGCCGAATACTGCCTCGCCAAGCTCGCCGCCGACGGCCCGCTCCTCATCGCCATCGAAGACGCCCATTGGATCGACCCGACATCATCGATGATCCTGGCGGCGCTGGCGCGGCGCGTGGCCAACCATCCCGTGCTGCTCATTGTCACCTCACGTAAATTCGATCCCCAGCTGCGCCCCGGTAATGGCGAGACCAGCCTCATCGCGCTCACAGCGCTTGACCGCGAGGCGACGCGCCAGGCCTTGGAGCAGAGCTGGCCGGAAGCCGCACAACTCCTGCCCAAGGCGCTGCTTGAGCCCATCCATGATCTCACCAACGGCAATCCGCTCTTCGTCGAGGAGCTCAGCCAGTGGATGAGCGAGAATCAGGGCACGGTGACCGAAACCCTGACCAGGAGCACCACCATGGCGCGCGGTGCCGCGCTGGAGAGCATCCTGGCGGCCAGGCTCGCCAATCTCGGCCCCGCGGCGGATATCGCGCGTTATGCAGCGGTCGCCGGCCGCGATGTCGATTTCTCGCTGCTCTGCGGCGTCCTGCCGGACCTCGATACCGGCATCATCCTCGATTCGCTGAAGGCCTTGGGCGATGCCGGCATCCTGTTGCGCAACCGCATCCCCGGCTACCCGTCCTATTCCTTCCGCCATGCCTTGATCCAGGACACGATCTACAACAGCCTCCTGCGCAAGACGCGCCAGGCCGTGCATGGCCGCATCTTCCATCTCGTCACCGACAACCGCGATCTCGCCCCCTGGATCGGCTCCTCGGCGCTCGCCGACCATGCCGAGCGCGCCGGCTTCATCGACGAGGCGATCGGCGCCTATGTCGAGGCCGGCAAGGAGAACTCCGCCCATTCGGCGCTGGCCGAGGCGAAGCAGCTGCTCGACCATGCTTTGGCGCTGGTGGACGCCGCCGAGCCTGAGGACCAGGACCGGCTCAAGCTCGCGGTCATCGCGGCGCTGTGTCCGGTGCTCACCGGCATCGAGGGCAAGAAGTCGCCGCGCGCCGCTGAGCTTTACGAGCAAGGCGTGGCGCTGGCGCGGCGCCAGCGGCCGGAGGATCAACCCAAGCTCTTCCCGGTTTATTGGGGCTGGTGGTTCACCGCACCCGATTTCACCGCCTGGCTCGGCCGCACCCGCGCCATCTTCGCCGATCTCAAGGATGTCGACGATGCCGAGGTCCAGCTGCAGACGCGCCATTGCGTCTGGGCCATCGATTTTAATGTCGGCCACCACGAGACCTGCATCGAGGCCGTTGATGCCGGCATGGCGATTTATGACGAAGGCCGGGGAGCGGAGAATTTCACGCTGTTCGGCGGCCATGACGCCAAGGTCTGCGGCCTCGGCCAGCGCGGCTTGTCGCTGTGGATGACCGGGCAGGGCAGTGAAGCCGTGGACTCGGTGGAGCAATCGGTCGCCTGGGCTGAAAAGATCAGCCATCTCGGCAGCTTGGCGCATGCCTATGACATCGCCGCCATGCTGCATCGCTACCGGCGCGATTTCGAGGCGCTCGCCGTCATCATGGCGCGTATGCGCGAACTCGCCGAACGGCATGGCCTGCCGGCGCTCCTGGCGAAGACCATGATCTTCGACGGCTGGAGCCTCGGCGTCACCGCGGATCCGCGCGCCGGCCGCGTCATGATGGAAGAGGGGCTCGCCCTTCAGGCCAAGGTCGACACGCCCGAGGATCTACCCGTCTATAACGAGATGCTGGCCGAGGTGCTGGGCCTCGCCGGTGATGCCGAGGAAGGCTTGCGGCACGTCGCCGCCGCGGTCGCCGCGGTCGAGGAAAGCGGCCATACCTACTGGCTGGCGCAACTGCATCACCGCCGCTTGCGGCTTCTGGCGCAGATCGGGGCGGCACCCGAACTCCTGATGGACGCCGCCGAGAGCGCCTTGCGCATCGCGCTCGAGCAGAAAGCCGTCACCTTGCTGATCAGCACCTATCGCACCGTCGTGGCCCTGGGCTTCTCGCAGGAGCTTCTGGAACGCTACCGCCCGCATGTCCACGAGGCGGAAAAGATGGTGGAGCCGGACAGCATTCTCTTCGCCCATCCCGAACCACCGCCCGATGCATCGAGGTGA